ccggggagctgcgggaggaggagagggtgCTGGTGtcggagcagagctggagaccCTGCCCCAAAGCCCGGAGGAGGCTTCGAGGTGAGACCCCCACCCAAAGCGGGGGGACCTTGGGGGCGTGGGGGGGTATTTTCGCGGGTGTCATCACCCCGTTACCCACCCCCCTTCTCCCCGCAGGGTGCCTGGAGTGGGTGAAGCGGCAGCTTTTCCGCGTCGGGGAGGATTGGTATTTCCTCTTCGTCCTGGGGATCCTCATGGCCACCATCAGCTTCGTGATGGACCTCCTCGTCTCCAGGCTCTACGAGGGTAAAGGAGGGGCTCCAGTGGGGGGCTTCACCCGGTATTTGGGGGTTCACCAAGGATTGGGGGGGGTCTTGGGGAAGGCGGGGGGCATCTCCCCTCCCGATCCTTCTTCTCCAGCCCACCGGTGGCTTTACCAAGAGGTCGGTGACGTCTTGGTGCTCAAGTACCTCTCGTGGACCATGTACCCCACGGCGCTGGCAGCCTTCTCCACCGGCTTCTCCCAAAGCATCACCCCGCACTCGGGAGGTGAGTCGGCTGCACCCTgacctccccagctccccaaaactcccccccaccctgccacGGTAACGGGGGGACCCTTAAAATTTGGGCGCTCCCCACTCCTCCAGGCTCCGGCATCCCAGAGCTGAAGACCATCCTGACCGGCGTGGTGCTGGAGGACTACCTGGCCATCCAAAATTTTGGAGCCAAGGCGGTGGGGTTGACCTGCACCCTGGCATGCGGCAGCACCGTTTTCCTCGGCAAAGTGGTGAGGGatcctctccccaccctggcTCCCAGCGGTTTTGGTTGGCGCTGGGGGGGACGCTCAGCGCCGTGTCCCCCACCATTGGCACCCAGGGGCCCTTCGTCCACCTCTCCACCATGGCCGCGGTGTACCTGGGGAAGATGCGGACCTTGGTCACGAGGGAGTACGAGGTGGGGAATTTCCCCCCCAAAATTAGGGGGGGGGATTTTATTTTAACCCCCTCTCCAAAAAAATTGGGTTATGGCTaatgccccccctccccgcagaaCAAATTCAAGCAGAATGAGATGCTGGTGGCAGCACAAGCCGTCGGGGTGGCCACGGTTTTCGGGGCGCCCATCAGCGGTGAGGACCCCCCACCACgtcccaccctggggaccccccctaAAGACACCCCCCTACACCCCCCAATTTTTCCAGGGGTGCTGTTCAGCATCGAGGTGATGGCCTCCCACTTCGCCGTGCGGGATTACTGGCGGGGCTTCTTCGCCGCGACCTGCGGCGCGTTCATGTTTCGCCTCCTCGCTGTCTTCAACAGCGAccaaggcaaggcagggtgggcagggtgcagccccccccttcccccttcccccccggggtgtgggtgtgtgtaACATTTTTTGGGTGCCCCCAAAACCACGCACTCATTCCTCTACCCCCCCCCTCCACAGAAACCATCGCTGCTGTTTTTAAGAGTGACCTCAAGATTGATTTCCCCTTCGACCTCCTGGAGACCTTCTTCTTTGTGATTTTGGGGTAAGGAGGGTCCTGCCCGTACCCCTGCCCGTACCCCTGCCCGTACCCCTGCCTGTACCCTTtcccgcacccctgcccgcacccctgcccgcacccttGCCTGTacgctgcccgcacccctgcccgcacccctgcccgtacccctgcccgcaccctgcccgtACCCTTGCCTGTacgctgcccgcacccctgcccgcacccctgcccgcacccctgcccgcacccttGCCTGTacgctgcccgcacccctgcctgcacccctgcctgtacccctgcccgcaccctgcccgtACCCTGCCCGTACCttgcccgcacccctgcccgcacccctgcccaCGCCCCTGCCTGTACCTTGCCCGTACCCTTGCCCGTACCCTtgcccgcacccctgcctgTACCTTGCCCGTACCCTTGCCCGTACCCTTGCCCGTACCCTtgcccgcacccctgcctgTACCTTGCCCGTACCCCTGCCCGTACCCCTGCCCGTACCCTGCCCATACCCCTGCCCGTACCCTGCCCGTACCCTGCCTGtaccctgccctctcctccgCAGGGCTGTCTGTGGGCTCCTGGGCTGCGCCTACCTCTTCTGCCAGCGCTGGCTGCTGGCCACCGTCAAGGAGACCCGGCTCACGGCCAAGCTGCTGGCCACCGAGTCCGTACCgggcgtctgtctgtctgcgccctgcaccctgcgtGTCTGTGCCGTGCAGCCTGAGTGTCCATGTGTCCATCCCACAcagcctgcctgtccctgccgtGCACCCTGCGCGTCCCTGCGTCCTCCACCCATGCACCCTGCGCACCCTCCACCCCGTGCACCCCGTGCGTCCATGTGTCCACCCCGTGCACCCTGTGTATCAACCCCATGCACCCTGCGTGTCCGTGCGTCCATGCCATGCACCCTGTGCATGCACCCTGTGTGTGTGTCCATGCGTCCACCCCATGCACCCTGGCTGTCTGTGTGTCTGCCCCATGCACCCTGTGCATCAACCCCATGCACCTTgcgtgtccgtgtgtccgtgcTGTGCACCATGTGCATGTCCGTGCATCCACCCGTGCACCCTGCGCAcccaccccctgcaccctgggtGTCCGCGTGTCCACCCCATGGATCCTGCGCATCCGTATGTCCACTCCATGCACCCTGCACATCCATCCCATGCACCCTGGGCGTCCGTGTGTCTGCCCCGTGCTCCCTGGGCATCCAACCCCTGCACCTTGGCTGTCCGTGTGTCCACCCCACGCACCCTGCACGTCCCCCCCATGCACCCTGGGCGTCCGTGTGTCTGCCCCACGCACCCTGGGCATCCCCTGTGTCCACCCCACGCACCCcgtctgtccgtctgtctgtccccgcgcccccagccctgcctctgccccctGCAGCAAGCCTGTCTACAcggtgctggtggtgctgctccTCGCCTCCGTCACCTTCCCACCCGGGCTGGGGCAGCTGATGGCCTCCAGGGTGAGTttggggggggcgcgggggtccCCAGGCCACCCCAAGGCGTGCTCAGGgtgtctgtccgtccgtccaGCTCACCATGAAGGAGTACCTCACCTCCCTTTTTGACAACCGCACTTGGGGCGCGCTGGTCCCCAATGCCTCCTTGGTGGCTGGCGGCCCTGGCGTGGACGCCGGGGGGCTCTGGCAGGAGTGGTGCCACCCCGCCGTCACCATCTTCGGCACCTTGGCCTTCTTCCTCCTGATGAAGGTAGCCACGGCCCCCCgggccctgtgcccccccccaggAGATGGTGTCCCCATGGGGATGACCCCCCCCGGCTTTCGGCTGggcctctgcctccccccccccagttttggATGCTGATCCTGGCCACCACCCTGCCCTTGCCCGCTGGCTACTTCATGCCCATCTTCATCTACGGTGAGTCTGGGCGTCCACTGGCCGGGGACGGGGGgatgcccagccctggggggggacacccagccctggggacagccagccctgggggggacacggggtgggAGCAGCCAGCCTTGGGGGGGGGCAGCTAGTtctggggggacacaggggggacagccagccctggggggcATACAGGGgggacagccagccctggggacacacacgggggggggggggcagccagccttgggggggacatggggtgggGGCAGCCAGCCTTGGGGGGGACAGCTAGTTCTGGGGGGGCATACAGGGgggacagccagccctggggacacacacgggggggggcagccagccttgggggggacatggggtgggGGCAGCCAGCCTTGGGGGGGACAGCTAGTtctggggggacacaggggggacagccagccctgggggggacacggggggggcagccagccctggggacacacacgggggggggggcagccagccctgggggggaTACGGGGTGGGGGCAGCCAGCCTTGGGGGGGGACAGCTAGTtctggggggacacaggggtacagccagccctgggggggacacaggagggggcagccagccctgggggggaCAGCTAGTtctggggggacacgggggggggggcagccagccctggggggacacacggggggGGGCAGCCAGTCCTGGGGGGGACACCCAGCTCTGGGGGGGAACACAGAGGGGACAGCCAGGTCTGGGAGGACAGCTAGTCCTGGGGaagggggcacaggggggacAGCTAGCCCTGGGGGGGGCATAcaggggggggacaggggggacagCCAGCCTTGGGGGGACACAGGTGGGGCACCCAGCCCTTGGAGTGGGGGGACAAGGGTTGCATCCAGccctttggggtggggggaatccAGCCCTTGGAGGGGGGGAATCCAGCCCTTGGGGGCGGGGTCCAGACCTGGGGGGGgatccagccctgggggggggtaCAGGGATTGCATCCAGCCCTGAGGGGGGgatccagccctggggagggggggatccagccctgggggggggatCCAGGGGTTGCATCCAGCCTTTGGGGGATGGgatccagccctggggggggggggggatccagccctggggggggatccagccctgggaggggtACAGGGATTGTatccagccctgggggggggggagggatcCAGCCCTGGGGGTGGGATCCAGCCTTGGCGGGGGGgatccagccctggggggggtaCAGGGATTGCATCCAGTCCTGGGGGGGGGATCCAGCCCTTGGAGGGGGGGAATCCAGCCCTTGGGGGCGGGGTCCAGACCTGGGGGGgatccagccctggggggggtaCAGGGATTGcatccagccctgggggggggatccagcactggggagggggggatccAGTACTGGGGTGGGGGCATGTGGGGGTTGTatccagccctggggggggtaCAGGGATTGCATCCAGCCCTGGGGGTGGGATCCAGCCTTGGGGGGGGGATCCAGCCCTGGGGGCGGGTACAGGGATTGCATCCAGCCCcatgggggctgcaggagggtggGCGCCTTCAGCTGCACCAtttttggggcgggggggggctgctggtgtctccccaccttccccccctctccccccatcATTTTAGGAGCCGCCATCGGGCGCTTGCTGGGGGAGACGGTGGCCCTGCTCTTCCCCCGTGGCCTCCGTTCGGAGGGGGACCCGCGCCCCGTCATCCCCGGTGGCTACGCCCTGGCCGGTGAGTgggacacccatgggtggggggggacacccccccacccccccatacacccacaccccctccccgcTTCTCCACGCCAGGCGCAGCCGCTTTTTCGGGCTCAGTGACTCATGCCATCTCCACGGCTTTGCTGGTGTGCGAGGTCACCGGTCACCTGGGCCACGTCCTCCCCGTTGTCCTGGCCGTGCTGGTGGCCAACGCCATCACCCAAAAGCATCAACCGTCCTTCTACGACGGCACCATCATCGTCAAGAAGCTGCCCTACCTGCCCCCCATCCGCAGCCGGCACATGGCGTaaggcacc
This portion of the Pelecanus crispus isolate bPelCri1 chromosome 15, bPelCri1.pri, whole genome shotgun sequence genome encodes:
- the LOC142594980 gene encoding chloride channel protein ClC-Kb-like codes for the protein MEHPVPGELREEERVLVSEQSWRPCPKARRRLRGCLEWVKRQLFRVGEDWYFLFVLGILMATISFVMDLLVSRLYEAHRWLYQEVGDVLVLKYLSWTMYPTALAAFSTGFSQSITPHSGGSGIPELKTILTGVVLEDYLAIQNFGAKAVGLTCTLACGSTVFLGKVGPFVHLSTMAAVYLGKMRTLVTREYENKFKQNEMLVAAQAVGVATVFGAPISGVLFSIEVMASHFAVRDYWRGFFAATCGAFMFRLLAVFNSDQETIAAVFKSDLKIDFPFDLLETFFFVILGAVCGLLGCAYLFCQRWLLATVKETRLTAKLLATDKPVYTVLVVLLLASVTFPPGLGQLMASRLTMKEYLTSLFDNRTWGALVPNASLVAGGPGVDAGGLWQEWCHPAVTIFGTLAFFLLMKFWMLILATTLPLPAGYFMPIFIYGAAIGRLLGETVALLFPRGLRSEGDPRPVIPGGYALAGAAAFSGSVTHAISTALLVCEVTGHLGHVLPVVLAVLVANAITQKHQPSFYDGTIIVKKLPYLPPIRSRHMASYQVVVEEFMERRVVALTKAGGFEEVLVALDASADAEYPVVESAGSPTLVGTISRARLVAFLQSHQHPQAPPGDKLATTGTLGDNCAIEPIMLQLSPWTSLHQAHHLFELLKLQRIFVTRFGELVGAVSRVELRRAIEELANPKC